The Siniperca chuatsi isolate FFG_IHB_CAS linkage group LG7, ASM2008510v1, whole genome shotgun sequence genome includes a window with the following:
- the fzd9b gene encoding frizzled-9b: MSMDGCPLKVVIFLWCLLVISGSSFEIGSYDLERGRPAKCEPIVIPMCEGIGYNLTRMPNFMDHDDQKEAAIKLNEFAPLVAYGCDVHLRFFLCSLYAPMCTDKVSTSIPACRPMCEQARERCAPIMKKFSYTWPDSLDCSKLPTRNDPNALCMEAPENETRTEGKKGEGMLPVPPRPRQPGTAAGRSPGSMGSCENPDKFQFVEKSQSCAPRCSPAVDVFWSRQDKDFAFIWMTVWSILCFVSTAFTVLTFLLEPHRFQYPERPIIFLSMCYNVYSVAFIIRSVAGAENIACDREHGELYIIQEGLESTGCTIVFLILYYFGMASSIWWVILTLTWFLAAGKKWGHEAIEAHSNYFHMAAWGIPALKTIIILTMRKVAGDELTGLCYVGSMDSGALTGFVLIPLSCYLIIGTSFILTGFVALFHIRKVMKTEGTNTEKLEKLMVKIGIYSILYTVPATCVIVCYFYERLNMDYWKLRGLQMKCGSFNGLSSDCSLQTSVPTVAVFMLKIFMSLVVGITSGVWVWSSKTLQTWQGLCSRKLADRTRSRKPCSGVSCGSTHCHYKSPAVVLHMAKTDLHSDNPTHV, translated from the coding sequence ATGAGCATGGACGGTTGTCCGTTGAAGGTGGTGATTTTTTTGTGGTGTCTGCTGGTGATTTCTGGCTCCAGCTTTGAGATTGGTTCCTACGACCTGGAGCGAGGCAGACCAGCCAAGTGCGAGCCCATCGTGATCCCCATGTGCGAGGGGATCGGCTACAACCTGACCCGGATGCCCAACTTCATGGACCACGACGACCAGAAGGAGGCTGCCATCAAGCTGAACGAGTTTGCCCCTCTGGTGGCTTACGGCTGTGATGTGCACCTCCGcttcttcctctgctccctctACGCCCCCATGTGCACGGACAAAGTGTCGACCTCCATCCCCGCCTGCAGACCCATGTGTGAGCAGGCCAGGGAGCGGTGTGCCCCCATCATGAAGAAGTTCAGCTACACCTGGCCGGACTCGCTCGACTGCTCCAAGCTGCCCACCAGAAATGACCCCAATGCTCTGTGCATGGAGGCCCCCGAGAACGAAACCAGGACGGAGGGCAAGAAAGGCGAGGGCATGCTTCCGGTGCCCCCTCGCCCCAGGCAGCCGGGCACCGCCGCTGGCCGCTCTCCGGGCAGCATGGGCTCCTGTGAGAACCCAGACAAGTTCCAGTTTGTGGAGAAGAGCCAGTCGTGTGCGCCGCGCTGCTCCCCTGCTGTAGACGTCTTCTGGTCCAGGCAGGACAAGGACTTTGCCTTCATTTGGATGACAGTGTGGTCCATCCTCTGCTTCGTCTCCACTGCCTTCACCGTCCTGACCTTCCTCCTAGAGCCTCACCGCTTCCAGTATCCTGAGCGACCCATCATCTTCCTCTCCATGTGCTACAACGTCTACTCCGTGGCCTTCATCATCCGCTCTGTGGCCGGGGCTGAGAACATCGCCTGCGACCGGGAGCACGGCGAGCTGTACATCATCCAGGAAGGGCTGGAGTCGACGGGCTGCACCATCGTCTTCCTCATCCTCTACTACTTCGGCATGGCCTCTTCTATCTGGTGGGTCATCCTCACGCTCACTTGGTTCCTGGCTGCAGGGAAGAAGTGGGGCCACGAGGCTATCGAAGCCCACAGCAACTACTTCCACATGGCTGCTTGGGGCATCCCCGCTCTGAAGACCATCATCATCCTCACAATGAGGAAGGTGGCCGGAGATGAGCTGACGGGGCTGTGCTACGTGGGGAGCATGGACTCCGGGGCGCTCACCGGCTTCGTCCTGATCCCTCTGTCCTGCTACCTGATCATCGGCACCTCCTTCATCCTCACAGGCTTCGTGGCTCTCTTCCACATCCGCAAAGTGATGAAGACGGAGGGCACCAACACAGAGAAGCTGGAGAAGCTCATGGTGAAAATCGGCATCTACTCCATCCTCTACACGGTGCCGGCCACCTGCGTCATCGTCTGCTACTTCTACGAGAGGCTAAACATGGACTACTGGAAGCTGAGGGGGCTGCAGATGAAGTGTGGATCGTTCAACGGCCTCAGCAGCGACTGCTCGCTGCAGACGTCCGTGCCCACGGTGGCCGTGTTCATGCTGAAGATCTTCATGTCGCTGGTGGTCGGCATTACCAGCGGGGTGTGGGTGTGGAGCTCTAAGACCCTGCAGACCTGGCAGGGCCTGTGCAGCAGGAAGCTGGCAGACAGGACTAGAAGCAGGAAACCCTGCAGCGGTGTCAGCTGCGGCAGCACACACTGCCACTACAAATCTCCTGCTGTGGTTCTGCACATGGCCAAGACTGACCTGCACTCAGACAACCCCACACATGTctga